A genome region from Corynebacterium uberis includes the following:
- a CDS encoding HNH endonuclease signature motif containing protein, translating to MTAPADIAGLIGTVAQAMHTLCDLITDAPDAALFHANRDAFLELERAWNLKASLDPAIAHAADKAEAGRLVGSSRTVDYLTRTYGLSFTEAQSRLRSAAHRYGPAPVPAPASVPASVPSREAEPEPEPLPEVQQRRERARRSRLSKEKLAIIDAELARLSTHVATERDRLRSAAIDEACHRNPEDLQEWVRARVRHCNRRVIDPLEPMRKRTFWIGKTDHLGGATFGGYAPPALLALLDSTLAPARNKGAFGPDLDGTTPAPGLDDRRTVAQRRLDGLWHILRNHGTDSATRAGGAASLVISVDAAELTEADARTHLPHWPTNTHAQLTPIDLLMVGLARYDVGVLHDHDTGTVLHAGRSRRTASLLQRLALFAEQLVCSHPGCTQPACQTDVHHIVPWLKQGRTDIENLTLLCRRHHTDNNDNHDGAHNMGHAERDPHTGRAGHRIRTRTRTQAPESVGSPEPGPSPPRSTDSS from the coding sequence GTGACCGCACCAGCGGACATCGCCGGGCTCATCGGCACCGTCGCACAAGCCATGCACACGCTGTGTGACCTCATCACAGACGCGCCCGACGCCGCCCTCTTCCACGCCAACCGCGACGCCTTCTTAGAACTCGAACGCGCCTGGAACCTCAAAGCCAGCCTCGACCCCGCCATCGCGCACGCCGCCGACAAAGCCGAAGCCGGACGACTCGTCGGCTCCAGCCGCACCGTCGACTACCTCACCCGCACCTACGGACTCTCCTTCACCGAAGCCCAATCCCGGCTGCGCAGCGCCGCGCACCGCTACGGGCCGGCGCCTGTGCCTGCGCCTGCGTCTGTGCCCGCGTCTGTGCCGTCGCGGGAGGCCGAGCCGGAGCCGGAGCCCCTGCCCGAAGTACAACAGCGCCGCGAGCGTGCCCGCCGCAGCCGACTGAGCAAGGAAAAGCTCGCGATTATCGACGCCGAACTCGCCCGCCTCTCCACACACGTCGCCACCGAACGCGACCGCCTACGCAGCGCCGCCATCGATGAAGCCTGCCACCGAAACCCCGAAGACCTCCAAGAATGGGTCCGCGCCCGCGTCCGCCACTGCAACAGGCGCGTCATCGACCCCCTCGAACCCATGCGCAAACGCACCTTCTGGATCGGCAAAACCGACCACCTCGGCGGCGCCACCTTCGGCGGCTACGCGCCGCCCGCCCTCCTAGCACTCCTCGATTCCACACTCGCCCCCGCTCGCAACAAGGGCGCCTTCGGGCCAGACCTCGACGGCACCACCCCCGCACCCGGGCTCGACGACCGCCGCACCGTCGCCCAACGCCGCCTCGACGGCCTCTGGCACATCCTGCGCAACCACGGCACCGACTCCGCGACCCGCGCCGGCGGTGCAGCAAGCCTGGTCATCAGCGTCGACGCCGCCGAACTCACCGAAGCCGACGCCCGCACCCACCTACCCCACTGGCCCACCAACACCCACGCCCAACTCACCCCCATCGACCTCCTCATGGTTGGCCTTGCGCGTTACGACGTCGGCGTCCTCCACGACCACGACACCGGCACCGTCCTCCACGCCGGCCGCAGCCGCCGCACCGCCAGCCTGCTCCAACGCCTGGCACTCTTCGCCGAACAACTCGTCTGCTCCCACCCCGGATGCACCCAACCCGCCTGCCAAACCGACGTCCACCACATCGTCCCCTGGCTCAAACAAGGCCGCACCGACATAGAAAACCTCACCCTCCTATGCAGACGCCACCACACCGACAACAATGACAACCACGACGGCGCCCACAACATGGGCCACGCCGAACGCGACCCCCACACCGGCCGCGCCGGCCACCGCATACGCACGCGTACACGTACCCAAGCTCCGGAATCGGTGGGATCCCCGGAGCCCGGCCCATCCCCGCCGCGCAGCACCGACTCCTCCTGA
- a CDS encoding acyl-CoA carboxylase subunit beta, with protein sequence MSTTAEKLADLQARLATAQDPGSERSRKKRDEAGRTTPRQRIEALLDEGSFMEIGALGKTPGDPDAIYSDGVVTGYGRVDGRPVVVYAHDKTVYGGSVGVTFGRKVVEVMDMAIKIGCPVIGIQDSGGARIQDAVTSLAMYSEIARRQLPLSGRCPQISIMLGKSAGGAVYAPVTTDFVIAVDGETEMYVTGPAVIKEVTGEDISSAELGGARQQEAAGNISVVVSSEDEAFDLVHDLLEYLPSTCFDPAPVQPAPADEEVAQATDLDAFMPDDTNAGYDMLDLLAQLGDDDELTEIQANFAPNLICAFGRIDGRTVGFVANQPMHYAGCIDADAADKGARFIRICDAYNIPIVFVVDTPGYLPGVAQEREGLIHRGAKLAFAVVEATVPKVSLIVRKAYGGAYAVMGSKNLTGDINLAWPTAQIAVMGSAAAVVMIQGKQLAAAPPEQRDMMKKMFMDFYDQNMTSPYVAAERGFIDAMIQPHETRLALRRALRQLADKDERDLPKKHTIAPL encoded by the coding sequence ATGAGCACGACGGCTGAAAAACTTGCCGACCTGCAAGCACGCCTGGCCACGGCGCAGGACCCGGGCAGCGAACGCTCCCGCAAGAAGCGCGACGAGGCCGGCCGCACCACCCCCCGCCAGCGCATCGAGGCGCTGCTGGATGAGGGTTCCTTCATGGAGATTGGGGCGCTGGGCAAAACGCCGGGAGACCCGGACGCCATCTACTCCGACGGCGTGGTCACCGGCTACGGGCGTGTCGATGGCCGGCCCGTCGTGGTCTACGCCCACGACAAGACCGTCTACGGCGGCTCCGTGGGCGTGACGTTCGGGCGCAAGGTCGTGGAAGTGATGGACATGGCCATCAAGATTGGCTGCCCGGTCATCGGCATCCAGGACTCTGGCGGTGCGCGCATCCAGGACGCGGTGACCTCGCTGGCCATGTACTCGGAGATCGCCCGCCGCCAGCTGCCCCTGTCCGGGCGCTGCCCGCAGATCTCCATCATGCTGGGCAAGTCCGCCGGCGGCGCCGTCTACGCGCCCGTGACCACGGACTTTGTCATCGCCGTGGACGGGGAAACAGAGATGTACGTCACGGGCCCGGCGGTGATCAAGGAGGTCACCGGCGAGGACATCAGCTCCGCGGAACTGGGCGGGGCCCGCCAACAGGAGGCGGCCGGCAACATTTCGGTGGTGGTCAGCTCCGAGGATGAAGCCTTCGACCTGGTGCACGACCTGCTGGAATACCTGCCGTCGACGTGCTTCGACCCGGCGCCGGTGCAGCCCGCCCCCGCAGACGAGGAGGTTGCCCAGGCGACCGACCTGGACGCGTTCATGCCGGACGACACTAACGCCGGCTACGACATGCTCGACCTGCTGGCGCAGCTGGGCGATGACGATGAACTCACCGAGATTCAGGCCAACTTCGCCCCCAACCTCATCTGCGCTTTCGGACGCATCGACGGGCGCACCGTGGGATTCGTGGCCAACCAACCCATGCACTACGCGGGCTGCATTGATGCGGATGCCGCGGATAAGGGCGCGCGGTTCATCCGCATATGCGACGCCTACAACATCCCCATCGTGTTCGTGGTGGACACCCCCGGCTACCTGCCCGGCGTGGCGCAGGAACGAGAGGGCCTGATCCACCGGGGCGCCAAGCTGGCGTTCGCCGTGGTGGAGGCCACCGTGCCCAAGGTTTCGCTCATTGTGCGCAAGGCCTACGGCGGGGCGTACGCGGTGATGGGCTCGAAGAACCTGACCGGGGACATCAACCTGGCGTGGCCGACGGCCCAGATCGCGGTGATGGGATCGGCCGCAGCGGTGGTGATGATCCAGGGCAAGCAGCTGGCGGCGGCCCCCCCAGAGCAGCGCGACATGATGAAGAAGATGTTCATGGACTTCTATGACCAGAACATGACGTCTCCTTATGTTGCTGCGGAACGTGGGTTCATTGACGCGATGATTCAGCCCCATGAGACTCGGTTGGCGCTGCGGCGCGCGCTGCGGCAGCTGGCGGATAAGGATGAGCGGGATCTGCCGAAGAAGCACACGATCGCGCCGCTGTAG
- a CDS encoding ATP-binding cassette domain-containing protein — MIIHKVLRGFSLGPIEMPLIGDGRLVVLGDNGAGKTTLLRALVDELEAGKRSAVAYLPQEQRLPALSRVRDLLAYAAVEAGVPRAEVSARVEAAAQAVGFAEMLGRRVRALSGGQRQLVAIAATLVGVGEAEGAADGAVPTIVLDEPTNNLDVEHVAHVTRLIADPPGQLAAARWVICTHDHDLAEAVASHVLVLRGGQLAFAGTRQEFLDTAPAGTAQWAEAYLQALTSGPGPGAGNGSGEAPTTETSEGERS, encoded by the coding sequence ATGATCATCCACAAAGTACTCCGGGGGTTTTCCCTAGGCCCCATTGAAATGCCATTAATAGGCGATGGTCGCTTGGTAGTCCTCGGCGACAACGGCGCGGGCAAGACAACACTCCTGCGCGCGCTGGTGGATGAGCTAGAAGCAGGTAAACGATCTGCGGTGGCCTACCTGCCCCAAGAACAACGCCTGCCCGCGCTCAGCCGCGTACGCGACCTGCTGGCCTACGCTGCCGTTGAGGCCGGTGTTCCGCGTGCGGAGGTCTCGGCGCGGGTGGAGGCGGCGGCGCAGGCCGTGGGGTTTGCAGAGATGCTGGGGCGGCGGGTGCGCGCCCTGTCCGGCGGGCAGCGCCAACTGGTGGCCATTGCCGCCACGCTGGTGGGGGTTGGGGAGGCTGAGGGCGCTGCGGATGGTGCCGTGCCGACGATCGTGCTCGACGAGCCCACCAACAACCTCGACGTCGAGCACGTTGCCCACGTGACCAGGCTGATCGCCGATCCACCTGGGCAGCTGGCCGCCGCGCGCTGGGTGATCTGCACGCACGACCACGACCTCGCCGAAGCGGTAGCCAGCCACGTCCTTGTGCTGCGCGGCGGGCAGCTCGCCTTTGCGGGCACTCGCCAGGAGTTCCTGGACACCGCCCCCGCGGGGACCGCACAGTGGGCGGAGGCGTACCTGCAGGCGCTGACCTCGGGCCCAGGCCCGGGCGCTGGGAATGGCTCCGGGGAGGCTCCGACGACCGAGACTAGTGAAGGAGAACGCTCATGA
- a CDS encoding DUF3054 domain-containing protein → MNTRHLRALVGDTTAIAAFALFARIAHRGPDMPLTFGGWVSTVWPFLLGIALTWGFVSWKGWDAWRIRPAGLTIWIGTVITGLIIWGIKHSAMPHWSFMIVASSTSALLLLGWRALARKRG, encoded by the coding sequence ATGAATACTCGTCACCTTCGTGCCCTCGTGGGCGATACCACCGCCATCGCCGCCTTCGCCCTGTTTGCGCGCATCGCGCACCGCGGCCCGGACATGCCGCTGACCTTCGGCGGCTGGGTATCCACCGTGTGGCCCTTCCTCCTAGGCATCGCGCTGACGTGGGGATTTGTCAGCTGGAAGGGGTGGGACGCGTGGCGGATCCGGCCCGCCGGGCTGACCATCTGGATCGGCACCGTCATCACCGGGCTGATCATCTGGGGCATCAAGCACTCCGCGATGCCGCACTGGTCCTTCATGATCGTGGCGTCGAGCACCTCCGCGCTGCTGCTGCTCGGGTGGCGGGCGCTGGCGCGCAAACGGGGGTAG
- a CDS encoding MMPL family transporter yields MFLRWGRFSYRHRRLVPVIVVALIAALYLACGLHLDERMSQEGWEDPGADSTTGAAIEQQTFGRDNRGDVIALYRGTPERLDDPLVARAIQGNLEALRTDNDAHVAHVTSYFEQHTRQLRSEDGTLAFAAIGLRGDGEQTLKDFRAIEDTLRGQPLPAGIELDVAGATAVADALDKGMAGDVRRAELYALPAVAVLLLLVFGSVVAAAMPLIVGILSILGSLGVLALLAQFTQVNVFAQSVVTLLGLGLAIDYGLFMVSRFREELDAGQPVPRAVATTTATAGKTVVFSAGMVAAALSGLMLFPQAFLKSVAYGAMSAVGLAALLSVTVLPALFGLLGHRIDLWTLRRGAARRARRLEDTIWWRLPSWAMRHAKTVTVGLAALLIALALPLTGITFGGINETYLPPDDPTRAAQAEFDEAFPQLRTEPVKLVVTGASNEQLVQIYQQTAGIEGLTGRFSPSQPTKDGTTVLSAGIADRAHNSEVIAALRQLDIPDGVHAYIAGTPAMEIESIEALMSTLPWMGLYIIAVTFLLMALVFGSLVLPAKAVIMTLIGLGATLGILTAMFVDGLGAGALNFSAGPLMSPVLVLIVAIVYGLSTDYEVFLVSRMVEARDRGASTDDAIRAGTAHTGSIITAAALIMIVVSGAFGFSHIVMMKYIAFGMMAALLLDATVIRMALVPAVMHLLRDDNWWAPSWVRRAADALGHGHAPTRPAASRPEGSAAVPTVPVDQARVIAETEAARGNRTTSTDETLIPFRQLVQQLEDPRHE; encoded by the coding sequence GTGTTCCTGCGATGGGGCCGGTTTTCTTACCGGCACCGGCGCCTCGTGCCGGTCATAGTGGTGGCGCTCATCGCCGCGCTCTACCTCGCCTGCGGACTCCACCTCGACGAGCGGATGAGCCAGGAAGGCTGGGAGGACCCCGGCGCGGACTCCACCACCGGCGCGGCCATCGAGCAGCAGACCTTCGGGCGCGACAACCGCGGCGACGTCATCGCCCTGTACCGCGGCACGCCGGAGCGTCTCGACGACCCGCTCGTCGCCCGCGCAATCCAAGGCAACCTGGAGGCACTGCGCACCGACAACGACGCCCACGTGGCCCACGTGACCAGCTACTTCGAGCAACACACCCGGCAGCTGCGCAGCGAAGACGGCACGCTGGCGTTCGCGGCCATTGGGCTGCGCGGCGACGGGGAACAAACGCTCAAGGACTTCCGCGCCATCGAAGACACCCTGCGCGGCCAGCCCTTGCCCGCCGGCATTGAACTCGACGTCGCCGGGGCCACCGCGGTCGCCGACGCCCTGGACAAGGGCATGGCCGGCGACGTGCGCCGCGCCGAGCTCTACGCGCTGCCCGCCGTCGCCGTGCTCCTGCTGCTCGTCTTCGGCTCCGTCGTCGCCGCCGCGATGCCGCTGATCGTGGGCATCCTGTCCATCCTGGGCTCCCTGGGCGTGCTCGCCCTGCTTGCCCAATTCACCCAGGTCAACGTGTTCGCCCAATCCGTGGTCACACTGCTGGGCCTGGGCCTGGCCATCGACTACGGCCTGTTTATGGTCTCCCGCTTCCGCGAAGAACTCGACGCCGGCCAGCCCGTACCCCGCGCCGTGGCCACCACCACCGCCACCGCGGGCAAGACGGTGGTCTTCTCCGCAGGCATGGTCGCCGCCGCCCTGTCCGGGCTCATGCTCTTCCCCCAGGCCTTCCTCAAATCCGTGGCCTACGGGGCGATGTCCGCCGTAGGCCTGGCCGCCCTGCTGTCCGTCACCGTCCTGCCCGCCCTGTTTGGGCTGCTGGGCCACCGCATTGACCTGTGGACGCTGCGCCGCGGCGCCGCCCGGCGCGCCCGCCGCCTGGAAGACACCATCTGGTGGCGCCTGCCCAGCTGGGCGATGCGCCACGCCAAGACGGTCACCGTCGGCCTGGCCGCCCTGCTCATCGCGCTGGCCTTGCCGCTGACGGGCATCACCTTCGGCGGAATCAATGAGACGTACCTGCCCCCCGACGACCCCACCCGCGCCGCCCAGGCGGAGTTCGACGAGGCGTTCCCGCAGCTGCGCACCGAGCCCGTCAAGCTGGTAGTCACCGGCGCGTCCAACGAGCAGCTGGTTCAGATCTACCAGCAGACCGCGGGGATTGAGGGCCTGACCGGCCGGTTTAGCCCCTCCCAGCCCACCAAGGACGGCACCACGGTCCTGTCCGCGGGCATCGCGGACCGCGCCCACAATAGCGAGGTCATCGCCGCGCTGCGCCAGCTGGACATTCCCGACGGCGTCCACGCCTACATCGCCGGCACCCCCGCCATGGAGATCGAATCCATCGAGGCGCTCATGTCCACCCTGCCGTGGATGGGGCTCTACATCATCGCCGTGACCTTCCTGCTCATGGCGCTGGTCTTCGGGTCCCTGGTGCTGCCCGCCAAGGCGGTGATCATGACGCTCATCGGGCTGGGGGCCACACTGGGCATCCTCACCGCCATGTTCGTCGACGGCCTGGGCGCCGGGGCGCTGAACTTCAGCGCCGGGCCGCTGATGAGCCCCGTGCTCGTGCTCATCGTCGCCATCGTCTACGGGCTGTCCACCGACTATGAGGTCTTCCTGGTCTCCCGGATGGTGGAGGCCCGCGACCGCGGCGCCAGCACCGACGACGCCATCCGCGCCGGCACCGCCCACACCGGATCCATCATCACCGCCGCCGCGCTGATCATGATCGTGGTCTCCGGGGCCTTCGGGTTCTCCCACATCGTCATGATGAAGTACATCGCCTTCGGCATGATGGCCGCCCTGCTTCTCGACGCCACCGTCATCCGCATGGCACTCGTCCCCGCCGTCATGCACCTGCTGCGCGACGACAACTGGTGGGCACCCAGCTGGGTGCGCCGCGCCGCCGACGCCCTCGGCCACGGGCATGCGCCCACCCGCCCGGCAGCGTCGCGCCCGGAAGGCAGCGCCGCTGTGCCCACGGTGCCCGTCGACCAGGCCCGCGTCATCGCCGAAACCGAAGCCGCCCGCGGCAACCGCACCACCAGCACCGACGAGACCCTCATACCCTTCCGCCAGCTAGTCCAACAACTAGAAGACCCGCGCCATGAATAA
- a CDS encoding lysylphosphatidylglycerol synthase transmembrane domain-containing protein, translating into MNKLARRTRRILANPWVRLGLSVVVLAIAGVLLGRNGELLTQGWHHLSTADPRWLAAAVVFMAATMISQAEVMVVLLRGADVPVRRSAANILGLAANAWSASLPGGPAVSAAMIFREQRRWGATQVVAGWYMLLSGVLAASGMAILGLLGVFFLGAHISLPTLVASLLGLGAAIGAINWAAHHPGHVLRLAQRVLARVNKLRHLPAHHGAHRLRERAEELATVRLSPARLATAMAWSLAKWVAEIGCLWACAISIGAQPTLAGITLAFLAAKLVGQAQITPGGLGPVDVALTSALVPFAAISAAHAVAAAIIFRLISFVGLTIVGWLVFCWFWTIRGTGSTGRR; encoded by the coding sequence ATGAATAAGCTGGCCCGGCGCACCCGCCGCATCCTGGCAAACCCCTGGGTGCGTCTGGGCCTGTCCGTCGTCGTGCTCGCCATCGCCGGCGTCCTGCTTGGCCGCAACGGAGAACTGCTCACCCAAGGCTGGCACCACCTAAGCACCGCCGACCCCCGCTGGCTCGCCGCGGCGGTCGTGTTCATGGCGGCCACCATGATCAGCCAGGCCGAAGTCATGGTCGTGCTGCTACGCGGGGCTGATGTGCCCGTCCGGCGCAGCGCCGCCAACATCCTGGGCCTGGCCGCCAACGCCTGGTCCGCCAGCCTGCCCGGCGGGCCAGCCGTCTCCGCGGCCATGATCTTCCGCGAGCAACGCCGCTGGGGCGCCACCCAGGTGGTTGCCGGCTGGTACATGCTGCTATCCGGCGTATTGGCCGCCTCGGGCATGGCCATCCTGGGGCTCCTCGGCGTGTTCTTCCTGGGCGCCCACATCAGCCTGCCCACCCTGGTGGCCTCCCTGCTCGGGCTCGGCGCCGCCATCGGGGCCATCAACTGGGCCGCCCACCACCCCGGGCACGTCCTGCGGCTCGCGCAGCGAGTGCTCGCGCGGGTAAATAAGCTGCGCCACCTACCCGCCCACCACGGCGCACACCGACTACGCGAGCGTGCCGAGGAACTAGCAACCGTGCGACTCTCCCCGGCGCGCCTCGCAACTGCCATGGCCTGGTCCCTGGCCAAATGGGTCGCAGAAATCGGATGCCTCTGGGCGTGCGCGATCAGCATCGGCGCCCAGCCCACGCTAGCCGGAATCACCCTGGCCTTCCTGGCCGCCAAACTCGTGGGGCAGGCACAGATCACCCCTGGGGGGCTCGGACCCGTCGACGTCGCGCTGACCAGCGCGCTCGTCCCGTTCGCCGCCATCTCCGCCGCGCACGCGGTAGCCGCCGCGATCATCTTTAGGCTCATCAGCTTCGTGGGGCTGACCATTGTGGGATGGCTGGTGTTCTGCTGGTTCTGGACGATCCGTGGAACGGGGAGCACGGGGCGTCGATAA